In the Pseudomonas sp. ADAK2 genome, one interval contains:
- a CDS encoding efflux RND transporter permease subunit has protein sequence MLGLVKTALLKPYTFIVLAIFICIIGPMAALRTPTDVFPDIGIPVIAVVWQYNGLAPQDMAGRVIYTYERSLSTTVNDIEHIESQSLPGMGIVKIFFQPGVDIRTANAQVTAVSQTVLKQMPPGITPPLILNYSASTVPILQMAFSSPTLSEAKIRDLVQNNIRLPLTSVPGLAIPTPMGGKQRQITLDLDPQALAAKGLSAQDVGNALAAQNQIIPVGTAKLGPNEYTVLLNNSPKAIDELNDLPIKTVDGALITIGQVAHVRDGSPPQTNIVRVDGRRAVLMPALKNGNISTLSIIDGIRQMLPRINETVPPSLKTSLLGDASVFVKQSVGSVAKEGIIAALLTSAMILLFLGSWRSTLIIAASIPLAVLSAIALLAASGQTLNVMTLGGLALAVGILVDDATVTIENINWHLEQGKAVKTAILDGAKQIVGPAFVSLLCICIVFVPMFLLQGIAGYLFRPMALAVIFAMASSFILSRTLVPTLAMFLLKPHRPEQGPGHHPEDEFINHHEGEQHRKTHHPLLQRVLNFQQGFERHFSNLRDTYFGLLELALEYRKRFLLGFLACVLASFALLPSLGEDFFPATDAGALSLHVRLPLGTRIEESAAAFDRIEARIREIIPAEQLDTIVDNIGIPLSGIDMAYSNSGTIGPQDGDIQVSLKAEHSPTADYVKRLREALPESFPGSHFAFLPADISSQILNFGAPAPLDVKISGPNDAANRAYAVELERRLQHVAGVADLRIQQSTGYPSLQVNVDRLRANGLGITERDVTNSMVASLAGSSQTAPTFWLNPANGVSYGVVAATPQYRLDSLPSLEALPVTGSDGQSQILGGLASISRVQSPAVVSHYNIMPTLDLYANVQGRDLGGVAKDIQKVLDDTASMRPKGAVISLHGQIDALHEAFSGLSFGLLGAVVLIYLLIVVNFQSWVDPFVIITALPAALAGIVWMLFLSGTSLSVPALTGAILCMGVATANSILVVSFCRERLAEHGDALKAALEGGYTRFRPVCMTALAMIIGMLPLALSEEQNAPLGRAVIGGLILATTATLLFVPVVFSLVHGRQSSRAIAEENLSGESSHV, from the coding sequence ATGCTCGGGCTGGTAAAGACCGCACTGCTCAAGCCCTACACGTTTATCGTGCTGGCAATTTTCATCTGCATCATCGGGCCCATGGCGGCCCTGCGTACGCCCACTGATGTGTTTCCCGACATCGGCATTCCGGTGATCGCCGTGGTGTGGCAGTACAACGGCCTGGCGCCGCAGGACATGGCCGGGCGGGTGATCTACACCTATGAGCGCTCCCTGAGCACCACGGTCAACGACATCGAGCACATCGAGTCGCAATCGCTGCCGGGCATGGGCATCGTCAAGATTTTCTTCCAGCCCGGCGTCGACATTCGCACCGCCAACGCCCAGGTCACGGCGGTGTCGCAGACCGTGCTTAAACAGATGCCACCGGGCATCACCCCGCCGCTGATCCTCAACTACAGCGCCTCGACCGTGCCGATTTTGCAGATGGCGTTCTCCAGCCCGACGCTGTCGGAAGCGAAGATCCGCGACCTGGTGCAGAACAACATCCGCCTGCCGCTGACCTCGGTGCCGGGCCTGGCCATTCCGACGCCGATGGGCGGCAAACAACGCCAGATCACCCTCGACCTCGACCCGCAGGCCCTGGCGGCCAAAGGGCTGTCGGCCCAGGACGTCGGCAATGCGTTGGCCGCGCAGAACCAGATCATCCCGGTCGGCACCGCCAAGCTCGGGCCCAATGAATACACGGTGCTGCTGAACAACAGCCCGAAAGCCATTGATGAGCTCAACGACCTGCCGATCAAGACCGTCGACGGCGCGCTGATCACCATTGGCCAGGTGGCCCACGTGCGCGACGGCTCGCCACCGCAGACCAATATCGTGCGGGTCGACGGCCGCCGCGCGGTGCTGATGCCGGCGTTGAAGAATGGCAATATTTCCACGCTGTCGATCATCGACGGCATTCGCCAGATGCTGCCGCGCATCAACGAAACCGTGCCGCCGTCGCTGAAGACTTCCCTGCTGGGCGACGCCTCGGTGTTCGTCAAACAGTCGGTGGGCAGCGTCGCGAAGGAAGGCATCATCGCCGCGTTACTGACCAGCGCGATGATCCTGCTGTTTCTCGGCAGTTGGCGTTCAACGCTGATCATCGCCGCGTCGATTCCGCTGGCGGTGCTGTCGGCCATCGCCCTGCTCGCCGCCAGCGGCCAGACCCTCAACGTGATGACCCTCGGCGGGCTGGCGTTGGCGGTGGGGATTCTGGTGGACGATGCCACGGTGACCATCGAGAACATCAATTGGCACCTGGAACAAGGCAAAGCGGTGAAGACCGCGATCCTCGACGGCGCCAAGCAGATTGTCGGCCCCGCGTTCGTGTCGCTGCTGTGCATCTGCATCGTGTTTGTGCCGATGTTCCTCCTGCAAGGCATCGCCGGCTACCTGTTCCGGCCGATGGCGCTGGCGGTTATTTTTGCCATGGCCAGCTCCTTCATTCTGTCGCGAACCTTGGTGCCGACGTTGGCGATGTTCCTGCTCAAACCTCATAGGCCGGAACAAGGTCCTGGTCATCATCCGGAAGATGAGTTCATTAATCATCACGAGGGCGAGCAGCACCGCAAAACCCATCATCCATTGCTGCAGCGAGTGCTGAATTTCCAGCAGGGTTTCGAGCGGCACTTCTCCAATCTGCGGGACACTTATTTCGGCTTGCTGGAGCTGGCGCTGGAATACCGCAAGCGGTTCCTGCTCGGGTTCCTCGCCTGTGTGCTCGCCTCGTTTGCGCTGCTCCCAAGCCTGGGCGAGGACTTCTTCCCCGCCACCGACGCTGGCGCGCTGTCGCTGCATGTGCGCTTGCCGCTGGGCACACGAATAGAGGAAAGCGCGGCGGCGTTCGACCGCATCGAAGCGCGGATCCGCGAGATCATTCCGGCCGAGCAACTGGACACCATCGTCGACAACATCGGCATCCCGCTGAGCGGCATCGACATGGCCTACAGCAACAGCGGCACCATCGGCCCGCAGGACGGTGACATCCAGGTCAGCCTCAAGGCCGAGCACAGCCCCACCGCCGATTACGTGAAACGCCTGCGCGAAGCGTTGCCGGAAAGTTTTCCCGGTAGCCACTTTGCGTTCCTGCCGGCGGACATCAGCAGCCAGATCCTCAACTTCGGCGCACCGGCACCGCTGGACGTGAAAATCTCCGGACCGAACGATGCGGCTAACCGTGCTTACGCCGTGGAGCTTGAACGTCGTCTGCAACATGTGGCCGGGGTCGCTGACTTGCGCATCCAGCAGTCCACCGGTTATCCGTCGTTGCAGGTCAACGTCGATCGGCTGCGGGCCAATGGCCTGGGCATCACCGAGCGCGATGTGACCAACAGCATGGTCGCGTCGCTCGCTGGCAGTTCGCAAACCGCGCCGACCTTCTGGCTCAACCCGGCCAACGGCGTGTCCTACGGCGTGGTCGCCGCGACGCCGCAATATCGCCTCGACAGCCTGCCGTCGCTGGAGGCCTTGCCGGTGACCGGCAGTGACGGGCAATCGCAGATCCTCGGTGGTTTGGCGAGCATTTCCCGGGTGCAGAGCCCGGCGGTGGTCAGTCACTACAACATCATGCCGACCCTCGACCTGTACGCGAATGTGCAGGGCCGCGACCTCGGCGGCGTGGCCAAGGACATTCAGAAAGTGCTGGATGACACGGCCTCGATGCGGCCCAAAGGCGCGGTGATCAGCCTGCACGGGCAGATCGATGCGCTGCACGAAGCGTTCAGCGGTTTGAGCTTCGGCCTGCTCGGCGCGGTGGTGCTGATCTACCTGCTGATCGTGGTCAACTTCCAGTCCTGGGTCGATCCCTTCGTGATCATCACCGCCCTGCCCGCCGCGCTCGCCGGGATTGTGTGGATGCTGTTTCTCAGTGGCACTTCGCTGTCGGTGCCGGCGCTGACCGGGGCCATCCTGTGCATGGGCGTGGCCACGGCCAACTCGATTCTGGTGGTGAGTTTCTGCCGTGAACGCCTGGCCGAACATGGCGACGCGCTCAAGGCTGCGCTCGAAGGCGGCTACACCCGGTTCCGCCCGGTGTGCATGACCGCCCTGGCGATGATCATCGGCATGTTGCCGCTGGCCCTGTCCGAAGAACAGAACGCGCCGTTGGGCCGTGCTGTGATCGGCGGGCTGATCCTCGCCACCACCGCCACTCTGCTGTTCGTGCCGGTGGTGTTCAGCCTGGTCCACGGACGTCAATCCTCTCGCGCTATTGCTGAAGAAAACCTTTCTGGGGAAAGCAGTCATGTCTAA
- a CDS encoding efflux RND transporter periplasmic adaptor subunit, whose product MSNQKPSRKRLMWVGVGGLTLAALLVANGLAARTRHEKAVAAWTETAAMPLVSVFQPQQNVHGDSLRLPAHLEAWSKAPIHARVSGYLKDWKTDIGAHVKAGQILAEIDSPDLDQQVAQTHARLIQEQANARLAETTATRWQNLLASHSVSRQEADEKRSNAAAAKANADAAAADYARLSALEDYKTIRAPFAGTITARNTDIGQLIKADNDSDPQLFDIADTHQLRLYVPVPQNYASVIRPGMQAELIVPEHPGEHFTARLIGDSTAVDRRSGTLLAQFVADNPEGALLPGDYAEATLQIPADTHGVSIPASSLIFRAQGTQVAVLDPDNHVHLRDIHIGLDLGERLVIDQGLKPADRVVDNPPDALREGDAVQLADAGGVHAPKA is encoded by the coding sequence ATGTCTAATCAAAAACCGTCGCGCAAACGCCTGATGTGGGTTGGGGTCGGTGGCCTGACGTTGGCCGCGTTGCTGGTGGCCAACGGTCTGGCCGCCCGCACTCGCCACGAGAAAGCCGTGGCGGCCTGGACCGAAACTGCGGCCATGCCGTTGGTCAGCGTGTTCCAGCCGCAGCAGAACGTGCATGGCGATAGCTTGCGCTTGCCGGCGCATCTGGAGGCGTGGAGCAAAGCGCCGATCCATGCGCGGGTCAGCGGCTACCTCAAGGACTGGAAAACCGACATCGGGGCTCATGTGAAGGCCGGGCAAATTCTGGCCGAGATCGACAGCCCGGACCTCGATCAACAGGTGGCGCAAACCCACGCCCGGTTGATCCAGGAACAGGCCAACGCGCGCCTGGCCGAGACCACTGCGACCCGTTGGCAAAACCTGTTGGCGAGCCATTCAGTGTCGCGTCAGGAGGCCGATGAAAAACGCTCCAACGCCGCTGCTGCCAAGGCCAATGCCGATGCGGCCGCTGCCGATTACGCGCGACTGTCGGCGCTGGAGGATTACAAGACCATCCGTGCACCGTTCGCCGGGACCATCACCGCGCGCAACACCGACATCGGCCAGTTGATCAAGGCTGACAACGACAGCGATCCGCAACTGTTCGACATCGCCGACACCCATCAACTGCGCCTGTACGTGCCGGTGCCGCAGAACTACGCCAGCGTGATTCGTCCCGGCATGCAAGCCGAACTGATCGTGCCGGAACACCCCGGCGAGCACTTTACCGCGCGATTGATCGGCGATTCGACGGCTGTTGACCGGCGCTCCGGAACCTTGCTTGCGCAGTTTGTCGCGGATAACCCGGAAGGCGCGTTGTTGCCCGGCGACTATGCCGAGGCGACGCTGCAAATTCCGGCGGATACCCACGGTGTGAGCATTCCGGCCAGTTCGCTGATCTTCCGGGCCCAGGGCACGCAGGTGGCGGTGCTCGACCCGGATAACCACGTGCATTTGCGCGACATTCATATCGGTCTGGATCTGGGTGAGCGGCTGGTCATTGATCAAGGCCTGAAACCTGCGGACCGCGTCGTGGATAACCCGCCGGATGCCCTGCGCGAAGGCGATGCCGTGCAGCTGGCCGACGCCGGAGGTGTTCATGCGCCCAAGGCTTGA
- a CDS encoding efflux transporter outer membrane subunit has product MRPRLELLIMALALQGCSMAPTYKVPAIDLPAQYREQTSDGPWHLAETPPLTSNWWQLYQDPRLNDLQQQLLKANPDLAAALAHFDAAQAYAGQLHAGLFPQITASAQPLRQRQSDGKPLRGSNQPSVYNSNTAGFALNFDLDLWGRIRNQVAAGDAQAQASADDLAAARLSLQQQLATLYIQLNGLDAQRTILASSLDDYTQALQLTRDRYEGAIASELDLTRAQSQLAEARAQLDDVRAQRDLAEHAIGELVGEPASVFQLSASNQALDVPSVPGALPSTLLQRRPDIAAAERRVFAANANIGVARAAWYPDFSLTGLLGGQTAGSGNLLAAGNRYWALGPLVNLPIFDGGRLDANERQAKAEFEEAAAHYRSQVLRAVREVEDNLAQLRDLQREAEDEQAAVEAAQRTQTLAMNSYEAGAVNYLDVVTAQTSALQAQRRLQTLQTRQLQASVGLVVALGGGWMTTTHSL; this is encoded by the coding sequence ATGCGCCCAAGGCTTGAGCTGCTGATCATGGCGCTGGCGTTGCAAGGTTGTTCGATGGCGCCGACCTACAAGGTGCCGGCTATCGACTTGCCGGCGCAGTATCGCGAACAGACCAGCGACGGTCCGTGGCACTTGGCAGAAACGCCGCCCTTGACGTCGAACTGGTGGCAGCTTTATCAGGATCCACGCCTGAACGACCTGCAACAGCAATTACTCAAGGCCAACCCAGACCTCGCTGCGGCTCTCGCGCACTTTGATGCGGCGCAGGCTTATGCCGGTCAATTACATGCCGGGTTGTTCCCGCAAATCACCGCCAGTGCCCAACCGTTGCGCCAGCGTCAGTCGGACGGCAAACCGCTGCGCGGCAGCAATCAGCCGTCGGTGTACAACAGCAACACCGCCGGGTTTGCGCTGAACTTCGACCTCGATCTATGGGGGCGAATTCGCAACCAAGTGGCGGCGGGCGATGCCCAGGCCCAGGCGTCGGCAGACGATTTGGCCGCCGCCCGGCTGAGCCTGCAACAGCAATTGGCGACGCTGTATATCCAGCTCAATGGCCTGGATGCCCAGCGCACGATTCTCGCCAGCTCCCTCGACGATTACACCCAGGCGCTGCAACTGACCCGCGACCGCTACGAAGGCGCCATCGCCTCGGAACTTGACCTGACCCGCGCGCAAAGCCAACTGGCCGAGGCTCGGGCGCAACTGGACGATGTGCGAGCGCAGCGGGATCTGGCCGAGCATGCGATTGGAGAGTTGGTGGGTGAGCCGGCGAGTGTTTTCCAGCTCAGTGCAAGCAACCAAGCGTTGGACGTACCTTCGGTCCCCGGCGCCCTGCCCAGCACCCTGCTGCAACGCCGTCCGGACATCGCGGCCGCCGAACGTCGGGTATTTGCCGCCAACGCCAACATCGGCGTCGCCCGCGCCGCGTGGTACCCGGACTTCAGCCTCACCGGCCTGCTCGGCGGGCAAACCGCGGGCAGCGGCAACCTGTTGGCCGCCGGCAATCGCTATTGGGCGCTGGGGCCGCTGGTCAATCTGCCGATCTTCGACGGTGGTCGCCTCGATGCCAACGAGCGCCAGGCCAAGGCCGAATTTGAAGAAGCGGCTGCGCATTACCGTAGTCAGGTGCTGCGGGCGGTGCGCGAGGTTGAAGACAACCTCGCGCAACTGCGCGATCTGCAACGGGAGGCCGAGGATGAGCAAGCGGCAGTCGAGGCGGCTCAGCGCACGCAGACCTTGGCGATGAACAGCTATGAAGCGGGGGCGGTGAATTATCTGGATGTGGTCACCGCACAGACCTCGGCGTTGCAGGCGCAGCGGCGGTTGCAGACGTTGCAGACACGGCAGTTGCAGGCGAGTGTCGGGTTGGTGGTGGCGTTGGGTGGGGGGTGGATGACGACGACACACTCCTTGTAG
- a CDS encoding RNA methyltransferase codes for MADKRYSCIGLYNPKSPENVGSVMRAAGCYGVASVFYTGKRYERAADFVTDTKRVHYDIPLIGIDDLKKILPLGCVPVAVELVEGARSLPEYTHPDRALYIFGPEDGSLDKEIRDWCEDVVYIPTTGCMNLAATVNVVLYDRMAKGLNTRSGSKFR; via the coding sequence GTGGCAGACAAACGGTACAGCTGCATTGGTTTGTATAACCCCAAGTCACCGGAGAACGTCGGTTCGGTGATGCGCGCCGCTGGCTGTTATGGCGTGGCGTCGGTGTTCTACACCGGCAAGCGCTATGAGCGCGCCGCCGACTTCGTCACCGACACCAAGCGCGTGCACTACGACATCCCGCTGATCGGCATCGACGACCTGAAAAAGATCCTGCCGCTCGGCTGTGTGCCGGTCGCCGTGGAACTGGTCGAAGGCGCGCGCTCGCTGCCGGAATACACTCATCCGGATCGCGCCCTCTACATCTTCGGCCCGGAAGACGGCTCGCTGGATAAAGAGATCCGCGACTGGTGCGAAGACGTGGTCTACATCCCGACCACCGGTTGCATGAACCTGGCGGCCACGGTCAACGTCGTGTTGTACGACCGCATGGCCAAGGGATTGAATACGCGCTCGGGGTCGAAATTCCGCTGA
- a CDS encoding YgaP family membrane protein gives MSELKRVERIESTPFQTHHEQNVEGWERIGSLAGGVVMVGKGLRRGGVFGLIQVAIGGVALARGITGHSSVKSLLEKSRQDMNNVRAKIQRAGEELNQLKAAAEAATKTATVTGNDSLKSPKTGV, from the coding sequence ATGAGCGAACTCAAACGCGTAGAGCGCATCGAATCCACCCCGTTCCAGACTCACCACGAACAGAACGTCGAGGGCTGGGAGCGCATCGGTTCCCTGGCCGGCGGCGTGGTGATGGTCGGCAAGGGCCTGCGTCGCGGCGGTGTGTTTGGCTTGATTCAAGTGGCGATCGGCGGCGTGGCCCTGGCCCGTGGCATTACCGGGCATAGCTCGGTGAAAAGCCTGCTGGAGAAAAGCCGTCAGGACATGAACAACGTGCGGGCGAAGATTCAGCGCGCGGGCGAAGAGTTGAATCAGTTGAAGGCGGCTGCAGAGGCGGCAACCAAGACCGCGACCGTTACCGGCAATGATTCTTTGAAATCGCCTAAAACCGGGGTTTGA